AGCTCGTTGGGTCTGGATCTGATGCTGGAAGAGCCCATTAGAGCCTGCTGTGGTGGCTGCGCCAATTCTAAATGAGTGGCTAGAAAAAGGCTCTGGGGAAAGCCTGAGAGGCGGAGGActtctttattgtgtttttgaaaccagaCCCGAGATACTGGACGGTTAGCATCGTCAGTAAAAAGAGGGGCTAGTGGGTTAGCCTCTTGGGATCTTCTTAGATTTAGGTAAGCTAGGAGGGATTGAAAAGGGCGGGTGGGGGAAGGCATGTTGAAAATGTAGATAAGTGTCCTTTTAGGGAATTGATCTGTTTTGCTTCGTTTGATAAGGAAAGAAATTGTTTCCTTATCTTGCAAAGTTGGATATGAGATAGTGGGGTGGAGTAAAGGCTTAAAATTGGATGTAACTGTTCATTCAGAGCATCTGAGGAAGCCAAAGAAGGCTAGGGTGAACATAGCATCTAAGGTGTGGGCTGTGTGGGAAGAAATGTAACCTTTGCGCAGAATGTGGATGCATGAGGAAAGAATTTTGAGAGTGATGGGTTTGCTAGAATCAGGGGTGGCAAGGTGGGTTTTTTGAATGCCTTTTATAAGGAGGGAGGTTTGCTAATTCGTGATAGTATCAGAAGGGGACCTGTGAATTAATTTCTGAAAAAATTGGATCCCACTGAGATAGCTCTTAATTGAGCTAGCTTGTATGTCTTTTGCAGTGTGAAGGTGGGATATAAAGGAAGTGATGAGATAAGGGAAAAATCAGGGAAATGTAGTTGATGGAGGGTGTGAAATTGTTCGAATGTATTTCATGCTTTGAGGTATGAATTGAGGGTTCTGGTAGCTACTGCTTGTAAGATAAGAGATAAAGAAGTTTGATGGAGTTTATAAAGGGGGTGGTTAATGTCAATATAATTTCTAAACAGGGAGAGACAGGCGTTGGATCGGGATTCGCCTCCGGGGCCAGTAGCCAGAATTTCTGGAAATAAAAATGAGaaagagagtcagcaatttgatttTTTCAACCAGGTACATGTTCAGCAGTCATAATAAATTGTTTTTCAGCAGATATCCAGATGAGGCGTCTTAGGAATGGCATAAGTGATGGGGGAGTGGGAACGTCCTTTATTAATGCAGTGCCCAGTAGCTTCGTTATTGCAATGAATGAGAATGCTGTATGTGGACCATTCATCCCCCCACAGGGTAGCAGCAGCGACTATTTGGTAGAGTTCAATGAAGGCTAaagaacaatgttttttttggaATGGAAATCAATTGGGGTGGCCATCTTGAGGCAAACCAATGTCCTTTATAGAAACCTCCATAACTGACTTAAGGGGGCGGCATCTGTGTATATGTTAATTTCTATGGGGGATGCTATCAAGTTGTTGTCGAAAAAGGAACAGCCGTTCCATTGCTTGAGGAATAAGATCCATAAACTGAGTTTATTGCGACTGGGATTAGAAAGGAGAATTATTTCTTCTAAACCGTGAACTGTGTTGGATATTTGAAGGAGGTGGGTAATGAATGGGCGGCCTTGTGGAATGATGTGCATGGCAAAATTTAGATGTCTGCAAGAGGAATTCCAAGATCAGCGAAAACCTGTTGGGTGAAAGATAGGTGTTTGGCCAGAGATGATGATGGGGAGAAATTATTAGAAAATCGTCTAGAAGGTGAATGAGGAGTGGGATTCCGTAATTAGACAGATTCCAGCATAAAgcatatattgaatatttttggGCTGCTTTTGCATCTGAAAGGTAATTGAACTGCAAAATAGAATTGGTTACGCCAATGTATGCCAAAAAGGTGCCAGAAATCTGGGTGGATTGGCATGATTTTAAAAGCAGAGGAAACAGAGATGACGGAGAGAGATAGCTTGACTAATGTCGTGGTAGTTAAGCGAATATTTGTCCAATGGGATAGTGCTGTTAATGCTAGAAAAGAGGAATTTTGCGGGGACGAAAGGTTAACTATAAGGCGTTTTTGCCAGAAAAATTTCGAGTAGCGACACCTATGGGGCTAATGCATGAGACATTGAAGGGAGGGGCTATGAATTGTCTGATCATGAAGTTATTGtcgatttcttttttaataagatAATCGACAGTTTCGGTTTCAGTGGTAGCAGACTGCAGATTTGGACAAAAGAGATTAAGTGAAGGGAGAGCTAAAACGCCTGGGTGGAATCCGTGGGTTAGACCTAAAATGAGAAAATCAGAGAAGTTAGTATTAAGGTGAAAACTTAATTCTAGAGCAAGGTTAGGAATATATAGGTAATCACAGGAGGAACACAGGTGACGGTATCTGCAGGGCATTCTTTGACATCTACTGAGATTGAAATTCTGGCAGATGTCGCGGCTAGGAAGGGGGGTTTTAGAGAAGCGGAGAGAAGGGAAGGAATGTTGTAACTGGGGGACGAGGAACGTAGCTGCTGGATTTAATAGAAAGTTGAGCTGAATcgaggtgggggtggggggggggttgtgatCAGAAGACAAGAGTGCAGACTGGAGCGGCAGACCACGCAGGTTAGATTGCAGCATCCTAAAAATACTGGTTGTGGAGCTCAGTGTCCAAAGCCCCCCAGTAGGGACACTGGTTCCACTGGGTCGCTCTTATGGCACATTTGAAGGAGGTTTGAGGGAGAGGGTGAGAGGCAGAGTTGTCCTGAATGGAGTCTTGTTGTGGGAGAGTGCGTGACGTCATTGGAGGAGGCCTGGTTTCCTGGTGTTGCGGAGGGAGTAGATGGccgtgtgtttttgttttgatttcatcTTTCCTTGTAGCGAGCAGGAGGTTTGTGGATATGGAGTGAAACATGGAGTATTTCTCTGAGCGATTGGTCTTGCAGGAGGGCTTGTGGAAGGATGGGAGTCTGATGTTGCGTTTTTGTAAAGTTTGAGGAGTTCCGGTTTGTTGAGAAAGCTGGGTGCGTGGATTCCGAGGTTGGCGAGCATTTTCCTGATTTCCATAACAATGATTCTCTTTGGCGGATTAAAAGAGGAGGTGGCGGAGACGTAAGATGAGGTGGGTGAAGACTTTTGATGTCTGAAAGTAGATTGAGCTAGTGATATGTTACGGAGAAGTCTGTTAGCAGTGGAGCGAGTAATACGCCGGCCTCTCACAGCGGCCTCGAGCTTGGGTTGGGAGACTGGCGGTGCAGAGAGAAGTTGAACTGTGGAGGGAGAGTCGAGGAGATGGTGGTTATCTTGCGGGCTGTGGTTTTTTTGGTTGTTTCCTTGCAGGTTGTTATTTTCATTGTTCATGGTGTCTTCGATTTGCAGAAGATGCCGATGTGTAGTTGAAGGAGATAATAGTTGTGaagcagatgatgatgatgaaggataTGAAGATGGAAGTTGATGTTCGTTTGAAGTGAAGCTTGTATTAAGTTTGCTAAAGCACCATCTGAGGCAGAGCAATCTTTCATACGAAAATAACTGTGGACTGAAACTGTGTTACTTATAGTAAATGGGGAATCATATGATTGGAAGATCATGATTAATTAATGCGAGACCAGCCATGgtaaatcataagcatgtgattctcttgaaattagttcatgaataaacttcacaaatacaGTTTTAAATATGAAGACTAAAACTAGCTGtttgtttgctcctgtgtttaggTGAGTTGTTCTTAATCAATCAGCTTAAATGTAGCCTGAAGAAGAAATATCAAAGTACGTTTGAAGGAATTGCTCAGCAAAGAGACTCCAcacttctgaataacatctacacagatctctatatcactcagggtACGAGAGAACAGTTCAACACTGAACATGAGATAAGACAGATTGAAACTTCTTCTAGACGTCACCAATCACCAGAGATACAGGTcgaatgcaaacatttgtttgaagcacCTGAACAAGACAAGCCGATCAGAACTGTCCTGACAAAAGGAGTTGCTGGCATCGGGAAATCAGTCTCTGTTcaaaagtttgttctggattgggccgaaggaaaagaaaatcaagacatcagcttcatatttcctcttccattcagagagatgaacttGCAGAACAAGAAAAAACTAAGTTTGAGAGacctcataactcagtttttcccagagactGAAGCACTGAACCTTACAAGAAGCACACGATTTaaagtcctgttcatccttgatggattggatgaatgcCGTCTTCCTCTGAAGTTTGCTGGTAATGAGACATGTGGTGATGTATCATCAGAAGTCtctctggatgttctcctgacgaacctcatcaagggaaatctgcttccttctgctcccatctggatcaccagcagaccagcagctgccagtaagattcctgctgactgtatcgaccggctgacagagatacgaggattcaatgatgcccaaaaggaggagtacttcagaaagagactcgcagatcagaatcaggccagagaaatcattgatcacattaaacagtcaaagagtctctttattatgtgccacatcccagtcttctgctggatttcagccactgttctccagaaCATTTTGAAGGAGAACAGAAATATTGAACTGAAACACAGGGCTTATGCTGATACACTGCAGGAatctcccaagactctgacacagatgtacacacactttctccgctttcagatccagcagagcagagaaaagtatgatggagaaaacacaGCAGATGTTTCCTGGGATCAAAATCTCATCCTTTCACTAGGAAAACTGGCCTTCCAGCAGCTGGAAAGAAACAATGTGATCTTCTATGAGAGCGATCtgaaagactgtggcattgacgtctATAAGGCATCGGTGTACTCAGGCATGTGTACCCAGATCTTTAAGAAGGAGACGGGAATCATTTTTGGTACTATGTACTGCTTTCTTCACTTAAGCCTTCAAGAGTTCATTGCAGCCCTTTATCAACATCTGTTTCTAGACATCAACAAGAATCatgtatctttttttaaacagaaaagcaaaaataaaggcatgattaATTTCCTGAAGACTGCAGTGGACAAGGCTCTGGAAAGTGACAATGGACATCTGGACCTTTACCTTCGCTTCCTTCTCGGTCTGTCACTCCAGTCCAATCGACAACTCTTACGAGGTCTGTTGATGCAGCAGGATGACAGAGAGCAGAGCAAAGAGGAAATAATTTCATACATCAAGCAGAAACTTGAAGCGAATCCGTCTCCAGAGAGAACCATCAATCTgttctactgtctgaatgaactgaatgatcaaactctgctgaaagagattcagtctcacctcagtagtggaagtctgtcatctgctgacctttcacctgcccagtggtctgctctggtctttgtgttgttgacctcagaggaggagctggaggagtttgagcttcagaaattcAAGAAATCGGACGAATGTCTCATCAGACTATCAGCAGTCATAAAAACCTCCAAAAGAGCTCTGTAAGTCAAAGTCCTTCTTTCATGTAAGaaatgtttcatttgtttttcctccTGAACAATACAGTGCTATTTGAAAATCATTAGATTTAGGACACAATCATGCTCACATCTGTTATATTGTTTCCTTTGTATATTTCTGGTAAGAGTGTAATGATCACAGATATCCCACGGTTCCTGGAGCAGATTCTAGATGCTTCTCTatagaaaacacaaaacaattgaGTCCATGAGGGCGGCATTGCAAAGATGGACAAGGGTGAGAAATGAGGGgccgtttgcatgttctccccatattggcgtgggtttcttcaaggtgctctggttcccccattGTCCCAAGACATgcgatataagtgaattgaataaagtaattggccttagtgtatgagtctgtgtgtgaatgcgagagtgtatgggtgtttcccagtactgggttgcagctggaagggtgtccgctgtgtaaaacatatgctggataagtttgtggttcattcctctgtggtgacccctgattaataatgggactaaggtgaaaagaCCCCATGTAGGTCTAATAAAAGATTGCAGTTGTATAAATACAAACTTCTCTAAAACTTTGGAAAAGAATGGGAGTTTTGATATGGGTCAAAAATTGGCAATAACTGAACTGTCCAAATTTGCCTTTTTGATAAATGGTTTAACTACTGCATGTTTAAAACTGTGTGGTACAACACCAGTAGTGAGACTGCTATTTATTGTCTGAACTGAAGATCCAGttggttcaaaaacacttttttaaaaatgtggagAGACAACTTCGGTATGCCAAGTAGATGGTTTCATTTTGCCAATATTATCTCTTAAAGAAGCAAGAGATACAGGCTCAAACTCCTTAAAACAGCAGAGCACATAAAAGTGGTAGATGGATTGACTGAGGGAAGTACAATATGTGATCTCACAGTGATAATTTTTGCAACAAAAGAGTTTAAAAACTGTTTGTATAACCCATAACATATCAGATAACACATATCAAGGGAAAAATCTTGACAGGGTTGGTTGCAGAAGATTCAAAGCAGCATTAATAATTTGAAGAAGAACAAGAGGCACTACAGTCATATGTGCTCCAAAATTCTAAAGTCCACCAGATAAATATTGTTTATGTCCTCTACCACAGCTATGCGGATGACACTCAGAATCTACTTAGCTTTACTGCCTAATAACTATAGCcctattgacaccctctgccagtgcattgatgaaatgaacagttggatgtgccaaaactttcttcagttaaacaaagagaaaactgaagtgattgcatttgggaacagagatgaggttctcaaggtgaatgcgtaccttggctctaaagatcaagcaacaaaaaataaggtcaagaatcttggtgtgactctggagtcagatatgactttcaatagtcatgtcaaagcagttagt
This region of Danio aesculapii chromosome 4, fDanAes4.1, whole genome shotgun sequence genomic DNA includes:
- the LOC130222451 gene encoding protein NLRC3-like — its product is MAEERVKDFLSEKHSVRSGSCASSSVFLKSDLSKQYPINFSEKTSSSGKSVEYELPDSGDETHRRHNSFTEDLLWIFQSLESKMIKFLKNELEKLKKILQEENRQDLVKDFNKNRCTITEAALDLTLFFLREMKQDEAADTLEGELFLINQLKCSLKKKYQSTFEGIAQQRDSTLLNNIYTDLYITQGTREQFNTEHEIRQIETSSRRHQSPEIQVECKHLFEAPEQDKPIRTVLTKGVAGIGKSVSVQKFVLDWAEGKENQDISFIFPLPFREMNLQNKKKLSLRDLITQFFPETEALNLTRSTRFKVLFILDGLDECRLPLKFAGNETCGDVSSEVSLDVLLTNLIKGNLLPSAPIWITSRPAAASKIPADCIDRLTEIRGFNDAQKEEYFRKRLADQNQAREIIDHIKQSKSLFIMCHIPVFCWISATVLQNILKENRNIELKHRAYADTLQESPKTLTQMYTHFLRFQIQQSREKYDGENTADVSWDQNLILSLGKLAFQQLERNNVIFYESDLKDCGIDVYKASVYSGMCTQIFKKETGIIFGTMYCFLHLSLQEFIAALYQHLFLDINKNHVSFFKQKSKNKGMINFLKTAVDKALESDNGHLDLYLRFLLGLSLQSNRQLLRGLLMQQDDREQSKEEIISYIKQKLEANPSPERTINLFYCLNELNDQTLLKEIQSHLSSGSLSSADLSPAQWSALVFVLLTSEEELEEFELQKFKKSDECLIRLSAVIKTSKRALLQCCNLTARSCESLSSTLQSSNCVLRELDLSNNDLQDSGVKLLSDGLKSPDCKLETLRLSGCMVTEEGCGFLSSALTSNPSHLRELDLSYNHPGDSGFKLLSEQLEDPNYTLDKLNLDHGGENRITAGLHKYACFFTLDPNTANTELILSEENREVTNLLEKQSYPDHPDRFDFWPQVLCRENVCGRCYWEIDCNGVKGVFISVSYKSISRKGRSDECVFGYNDQSWGLFCSSSCFSFRHNNRQTRLPVKPLSSRIGVFVDHSAGTLIFYNIYRDTMSRIHSVQTTFTEPLYPGFSASSGSSVKLC